From Plasmodium chabaudi chabaudi strain AS genome assembly, chromosome: 12, the proteins below share one genomic window:
- a CDS encoding kinesin-4, putative (term=annotation;date=20140417;qualifier=removed_product=conserved Plasmodium protein, unknown function;qualifier=added_product=kinesin-4, putative;qualifier=added_literature=pmid:24737313;curatorName=ucb@sanger.ac.uk;~;query 2689-2689;GPI_cleavage_site_score=0.172;~pfam_scan;Pfam:PF00225.19; E()=3.3E-55;score=187.2;query 161-421;description=Kinesin;~pfam_scan;Pfam:PF00225.19; E()=2.4E-41;score=141.6;query 476-588;description=Kinesin;~iprscan;InterPro:IPR036322 : WD40-repeat-containing domain superfamily;Superfamily:SSF50978; score=3.3E-7;query 2240-2361;description=WD40-repeat-containing domain superfamily;~iprscan;InterPro:IPR036322 : WD40-repeat-containing domain superfamily;Superfamily:SSF50978; score=5.76E-16;query 2461-2715;description=WD40-repeat-containing domain superfamily;~iprscan;InterPro:IPR001752 : Kinesin, motor region;PRINTS:PR00380; score=1.1E-30;query 231-252;description=Kinesin motor domain;~iprscan;InterPro:IPR001752 : Kinesin, motor region;Pfam:PF00225; score=2.1E-41;query 476-588;description=Kinesin motor domain;~iprscan;InterPro:IPR001752 : Kinesin, motor region;PRINTS:PR00380; score=1.1E-30;query 538-559;description=Kinesin motor domain;~iprscan;InterPro:IPR001752 : Kinesin, motor region;PRINTS:PR00380; score=1.1E-30;query 487-505;description=Kinesin motor domain;~iprscan;InterPro:IPR001752 : Kinesin, motor region;Pfam:PF00225; score=2.5E-55;query 161-421;description=Kinesin motor domain;~iprscan;InterPro:IPR001752 : Kinesin, motor region;Prosite:PS50067; score=95.543;query 155-588;description=Kinesin motor domain;~iprscan;InterPro:IPR001752 : Kinesin, motor region;SMART:SM00129; score=1.2E-105;query 153-596;description=Kinesin motor domain;~iprscan;InterPro:IPR027417 : P-loop containing nucleoside triphosphate hydrolase;Superfamily:SSF52540; score=3.23E-106;query 155-624;description=P-loop containing nucleoside triphosphate hydrolase;~iprscan;InterPro:IPR019821 : Kinesin, motor region, conserved site;Prosite:PS00411; score=1.0;query 486-497;description=Kinesin motor domain, conserved site;~iprscan;InterPro:IPR001680 : WD40 repeat;SMART:SM00320; score=3.5;query 2246-2287;description=WD40 repeat;~iprscan;InterPro:IPR001680 : WD40 repeat;SMART:SM00320; score=0.41;query 2679-2716;description=WD40 repeat;~iprscan;InterPro:IPR001680 : WD40 repeat;SMART:SM00320; score=2.5;query 2614-2653;description=WD40 repeat;~iprscan;InterPro:IPR001680 : WD40 repeat;SMART:SM00320; score=95.0;query 2538-2604;description=WD40 repeat;~iprscan;InterPro:IPR001680 : WD40 repeat;SMART:SM00320; score=180.0;query 2446-2481;description=WD40 repeat) encodes MSEYLGDKDTNGNYEQNSQQTKKGDQSIFDIEPDKHEDLNFNGFLKGVNQVVENDPLLVNNNNNNNKIGIPNNEDVMQNKKRESENLHTLLSTEKDFESIFDNYSSSNDETNELNKINQYKNDDEICDVSDNNEEILSDQNNRDGEEETTFDKNNCQVVVRIRPKKKENKLCDDLTKNVNCNDVKNIKYNNNCICINNQKFLFDKVFKQEAQQEDVYSYLSDNFLDNLFDGYNCTIFAYGQTGSGKTYTMGFDYINKVTEHVGILPRFLNDIFNMIEKKQKTNNITFDTSCTYIEIYNEEIIDLIDSSEEDYDDKIGNRCNVSAINTVTNNKDLKINNKKKKKKREINKNISIREDINKKEIILMGVKTAKVSNVEDSFAILHKGNLLRTTERTFMNDKSSRSHAIFTINLIQRKNVTMENGPPNEVNTSADIENAKNIKTGNQKINNDINDSTNAPLNERIMTTSESNNGNKIEESEKKEEIICSKLHFVDLAGSERAKRTETKGNRLKEAININYGLLSLSNVIYGLSSKKKVQHIPYRNSKLTRILQDSLGGNSKTVMIACISVEPSDFYETFSTVKYAARTKKIKNNPIINYDMNNLIINDLRKQLFNLNLELKKYKVECKDKYNFNDDKKLKELSDQNCKLLKKIKNLNIKRKKLICLIFYYISLIRKNDYQPNSTTCLVKEAECCTSPKSANIEESKNDNPFNLNSIENSKIVCQDNYLDSTSCKKEDNNAVDHKNNQAELECVNGSAIKRVVSSTDDGAEKNEKGEVPIKLDKICGMCEKINIIENEETNDFDFSFLENKHLFLNLEKDKKCVEDIFRQYELNKFNEKKLNDLNKKYINIFEKNKGYEKKINELNKIIKKMKKGSKVKLNEKYNKAKGRKSAKGPESKIDYNFLFSKKNNDKKKVAKKKIKKSYNSSRHNIGEDVEKSVDSLNKLKSVYNLFCSDKIRKGYYSEIELEREVKNKIQRKKSEKEKRKCYTDTDISSSTKKNTTFVEYIMNYLSGNQNEKDWCFQVLREYKKRRRMLSKMDNKNCLEENDQDLVFSDLFFSSNNIYSDLLGPSEKFKKIFEKKNETNFNENYDYYDKNESQNNEDQIFGKFDSKFSKGHIEESLQQFKNCQTKMKEEQFSSSENDEDSEDESCRSMSSNSSGNSNVSPNFLKSKLNKLQKIIKQDICKIKQVNKEKKEYNTKNEILTNSIVDLKKKLQYLQINSNNNNKNCKNIESMKQNLTKITKEKEKIQKKLNENEQQIKHLKVDIMKMKNNFLKTSTLLKEEQKKHNNIIQKKENLITKLHEREEIYINKLKKKEEISKQAYSKLLKRNKELLDQLKQLKKKQNIHDKVEKNENKNVNLIQNAMNNNKAKLKKKEQAIEEKTDNLIDQSNLVSEINVDNISSIMIDEKVENEINMDTDVEYDTESDKNNLDPSGEWEISTINSILSDCVNSSCKNSDVSVLIKKRNSSLTQSINKIKDEEYVLQNILKNDIKKNKFLKDFLKKKNIKKKISPIKTKLEKEKFMNKNVAKILQALYVKRQNEGEDNEKNEIVDNQNEESINLVLDTKEKNKDTEKLLTNKFYEEKIDEDVLYYEEKLKESNENIKNLKRSLIKKKEEMMLQKVVKDLLKKLYSNYKKRKENEKKVNSLKKFIYSENLFISKIYNNFVFTNDLLLNNSTMPPPDQLLKKNNYFSQFYSKKLTNIENIKYDNNFKNPQSCEILKQGKNLLNSSFCEGTENITHFNPNNTSYLYKTNNLDNELLENPISKFKRRNTYSLYKEVCENSEPNNEINLKKRNNKSRLMENIYLGHCNKKRMILSSLTNPNIPNENNQKCLNNLHDTDKLNMEENNNHFVDPISDCIAYENDDNAQVELSDKQTINLINKKVDPKQSENFINYCENNIEGRQKLVEKNNYPGLKVLFDMPLNSYIKRKSIDNCYILYSGRNEEKDESCNEIMNNLGTQNLSQPISPSNEKEDTTYCEGANKESISLVENGDINKIKKNINKICTMVPKKCKNNGNNKNICKEVEKKEDNNLGKENVTKDGTETINAKLTSNNDKVKNSLTIDGKDKKTKSRSINLKTKIRKIEINNSMPPKEQTIDEEKKRTSNNKHEKNNKNLMINSGGNNLCNLTKGIGQTIDKNKGNEMNNGNCTDVEVERNNSFNCEIDKEYLKQMEKIHEESINTFKNKIKDITIKVDTLRDITNAEGPFSGNNISIHNRGNNISYDNYNYYENLNTCGDSYTNLTSEKSYKNICIKNCHKYGVTGLCVKETNNNTLQFFSSSLNSIKLWDNKKEIWNYEHVNIKNEKSTFINSLIVSFQNNCFFAGINSYVHLFDIRTSPKILQKYYYSDKNDGSLLISLLNDRSNYIPLILHNGNYNGSPNDPMVLSNQNGLMDEPGVLSSSFPTEGSQKGSEYENIKNNQTNNLNENEAYDGQHNNKENCENGNIEDQNSKDKLKTIKEVDSFQSEYCICACGNENFIKVFDIRKNGDNMWLAKIPVTNKIEYITHIPMKKNTKNNFKNTNILKNIIIASRDKTVKIWKKGWVSFYPPSYDWCTSLSYFPLTDLIQNKNPSYNINENFDENKNIFSNYDSLVISGSRDSHLRFWLYSTDGTSNEFNRFMKIIKNAHKVDITCVSKYQGNSFITTDRDGFIQMWDCNILFKETDKFLVGMDLHNTYMNLMVNKIGKMFRHSTSPINKIAYHENTFLTASNDGSIKIFYEK; translated from the exons atgagcGAATATTTAGGGGATAAAGATACAAATGgaaattatgaacaaaatagCCAACAAACCAAAAAGGGAGATCAAAGCATTTTTGATATTGAACCTGATAAGCATGAAGATTTAAATTTCAATGGCTTCTTAAAAGGTGTAAATCAAGTTGTGGAAAATGATCCGTTATtagttaataataataataataataacaaaattggCATACCCAATAATGAGGACGTAATGCAAAATAAGAAACGGGAGTCTGAAAATTTGCACACACTTTTATCTACTGAAAAAGACTTTGAATCAATCTTTGATAATTATTCAAGTTCCAATGATGAAACAAATGaactaaataaaataaatcaatataaaaatgatgatgaaaTATGTGATGTAAGTGATAACAATGAGGAAATATTAAGTGATCAAAATAATCGAGACGGTGAAGAAGAAACTacatttgataaaaataattgtcAAGTTGTTGTAAGAATTCGTccaaagaaaaaagaaaataaattatgtgaTGATctaacaaaaaatgtaaattgtaatgatgtaaaaaatataaaatataataataattgtatatgtataaataatcagaaatttttatttgataaagTATTTAAACAAGAAGCTCAACAAGAAGATGTGTATTCTTATCTGtctgataattttttagataatttatttgatggCTATAATTGTACAATATTTGCTTATGGACAAACTGGGTCAGGTAAAACATATACTATGGGAtttgattatataaataaagtaaCAGAACATGTTGGTATTCTTCCAagatttttaaatgatatatttaatatgattgaaaaaaaacaaaaaacaaataatataacatttGATACAtcatgtacatatattgaaatatataatgaagaaataataGACCTTATCGATTCCAGTGAAGAAGATtatgatgataaaattgGAAACAGATGTAATGTGTCAGCTATTAATACTGTTACTAATAATAaggatttaaaaataaataataaaaaaaaaaaaaaaaaaagggaaataaataaaaatatatcaataagggaagatataaataaaaaggaaataattttgatggGGGTTAAAACTGCTAAGGTTTCAAATGTAGAAGATTCTTTTGCAATTTTACATAAAGGTAATTTATTAAGAACAACAGAAAGGACATTTATGAATGACAAATCAAGTCGATCACACgctatttttacaattaacTTAATtcaaagaaaaaatgtaacAATGGAAAATGGTCCACCAAATGAAGTAAACACCAGTGCAGATATagaaaatgcaaaaaatataaaaacaggaaatcaaaaaatcaataatgatataaatgattCTACTAATGCACCTTTGAATGAACGAATAATGACTACATCCGAATCAAATAATGGTAATAAAATAGAGGAGagtgaaaaaaaggaagaaaTAATTTGCTCGAAACTTCATTTTGTTGATTTGGCAGGAAGTGAAAGAGCAAAAAGAACTGAAACAAAAGGAAACAGATTAAAAGAagcaataaatattaattatggTTTATTGTCATTAAGTAATGTTATATATGGCTTGtctagtaaaaaaaaagtacaACACATTCCATATAGAAATTCTAAACTAACAAGAATATTACAAGACTCATTAGGGGGGAATAGTAAAACTGTTATGATTGCATGTATAAGTGTTGAACCTTCTGATTTTTATGAAACTTTTAGCACAGTTAAATATGCTGcaagaacaaaaaaaataaaaaataatccaataataaattatgatatgaataatttaataattaatgatttaagaaaacaattatttaatttaaatttagaattaaaaaaatataaagttgAATGTAAagacaaatataattttaatgatgataaaaaattaaaagaattatctgatcaaaattgtaaacttttaaaaaaaattaaaaatctaaatattaaaagaaaaaaattaatatgtttaatattttattatatatccttaataagaaaaaatgattacCAACCCAATTCTACCACTTGCCTTGTTAAAGAAGCAGAATGTTGTACCTCCCCTAAATCAGCTAACATAGAAGAGAGCAAAAACGATAACCcctttaatttaaattcgATTGAAAACAGTAAAATAGTATGTCAAGATAATTATTTAGACAGTACTAGCTGTAAAAAGGAAGACAATAATGCAGTAGATCATAAAAACAACCAAGCTGAGCTCGAATGTGTAAATGGCTCGGCAATAAAGAGGGTTGTAAGTAGTACTGATGATGGCgctgaaaaaaatgagaaGGGAGAGGTACCAATAAAATTAGATAAAATATGTGGAATGTGTGAAAAGATCaatataatagaaaatgaagaGACTAACGATTTCGATTTTAgttttttagaaaataaacatttatttttgaatttagaaaaagataaaaaatgtgtagAAGATATTTTTAGACAATATgagttaaataaatttaatgaaaaaaaattaaatgatctaaataaaaaatatattaatatatttgaaaaaaataaaggatatgaaaaaaaaattaatgaattaaataaaattattaaaaaaatgaaaaaaggtTCAAAagttaaattaaatgaaaaatataataaagcaAAAGGAAGAAAATCAGCTAAAGGTCCTGAGAGTAAAATtgattacaattttttattttccaaaaagaataatgataaaaaaaaagttgcaaaaaaaaaaataaaaaaaagttacaaTAGTAGCAGACATAACATTGGTGAGGATGTTGAAAAATCAGTCGACTCTTTGAACAAACTTAAAAGTGTATACAACTTATTTTGTAGTGATAAAATTCGGAAGGGGTATTATAGCGAGATTGAATTAGAAAGGGAGGTAAAGAATAAAATTCaacgaaaaaaatcagaaaaagaaaaaaggaaatgtTATACAGACACAGATATTAGTAGTAGTACCAAAAAGAACACAACTTTTgtagaatatataatgaattatttaagtggaaatcaaaatgaaaaagattgGTGTTTTCAAGTTTTAAgggaatataaaaaaagaagacgaatgttatcaaaaatggataataaaaattgtttagaagaaaatgatcAAGATCTTGTCTTTTcagatttatttttttcaagtaataatatttacagTGATTTACTTGGCCCTTcagaaaaatttaaaaaaatttttgaaaaaaaaaatgaaactaATTTTAATGAGAATTATGATTATTATGACAAAAATGAATCCCAAAACAATGAAGATCAAATTTTTGGTAAGTTCgattcaaaattttcaaagGGTCACATAGAAGAATCGCTACAACagtttaaaaattgtcaaacaaaaatgaaagaaGAACAATTTAGTAGCagtgaaaatgatgaagataGTGAGGATGAGTCTTGTAGAAGTATGAGCTCAAACAGTAGTGGTAATAGTAATGTATCTCCAAATTTTTTGAAGagcaaattaaataaattgcaaaaaataataaaacaagaTATTTGCAAAATCAAGCAAgttaataaagaaaagaagGAATACAACACCAAAAATGAAATCCTAACTAATAGCATTGTTGATTTAAAGAAGAAATTAcaatatttacaaataaatagtaacaataataataaaaattgtaaaaatatcgaATCAATGAAGCaaaatttaacaaaaataacaaaagaaaaagaaaagatacaaaaaaaattaaatgaaaatgaacagcagataaaacatttaaaagttgatattatgaaaatgaaaaataactttttaaaaacaagcacacttttaaaagaagaacaaaaaaaacataataatattatacaaaaaaaagaaaacttaataacaaaattacaTGAAAGAGaagaaatttatattaataaactaaaaaagaaagaagaGATAAGTAAACAAGCATATTCTAAATTGCTTAAACGCAATAAAGAATTACTTGACCAATTAAAAcagttgaaaaaaaaacaaaatatccATGATaaagttgaaaaaaatgaaaacaaaaatgttaatCTCATTCAAAATgctatgaataataataaagcaaaattaaaaaaaaaggaacaAGCTATTGAAGAAAAGACAGACAATTTAATAGATCAGTCAAATTTAGTTAGCGAAATAAACgttgataatatttcttcAATTATGATAGATGAAAAAGTAGAaaacgaaataaatatggataCCGATGTGGAATATGATACTGAAAGTGATAAGAATAATTTAGATCCGAGTGGGGAATGGGAAATTTCAACCATCAATAGTATTTTGTCTGATTGTGTAAATTCATCTTGTAAAAATTCAGACGTTTCAgtattgataaaaaagagaaaCAGCAGTTTGACCCAATCGATAAATAAGATCAAAGATGAAGAATATGTGCTtcagaatattttaaaaaatgatattaaaaaaaataaatttttgaaagattttttaaaaaaaaaaaatataaaaaaaaaaatatcacctattaaaacaaaattagaaaaagaaaaatttatgaataaaaatgtggcaaaaatattacaagCATTATATGTGAAAAGACAGAATGAGGGGGAAGATAATGAGAAGAATGAAATAGTAGATAACCAAAATGAAGAATCAATAAATTTGGTACTAGACacaaaggaaaaaaataaagacacGGAAAAGTTATTAacaaacaaattttatgaagaaaaaattgatgaagatgttttatattatgaagagaaattaaaagaatctaatgaaaatataaaaaatttaaaaagaagtttaattaaaaaaaaagaagaaatgaTGTTACAAAAAGTTGTAAaagatttattaaaaaaattatattctaattataaaaaacgaaaagaaaatgaaaaaaaagtaaattctttaaaaaaatttatttattcagaaaatttatttatatcaaaaatttataataactttgtttttacaaatgatttgttattaaataattctacTATGCCACCACCTGATcaacttttaaaaaaaaataattatttttctcaattttattcaaaaaaattaactaacatagaaaatataaaatatgataacaattttaaaaaccCCCAAAGTTGTGAAATTCTTAAACAGGGGAAAAATCTTCTCAATTCCAGTTTTTGTGAAGGTACAGAAAATATCACACACTTTAACCCAAACAAtacatcatatttatataagacaaataatttagatAATGAACTTTTGGAAAATCCGATCTCAAAATTTAAGAGAAGGAATACTTATAGTTTATACAAAGAAGTTTGTGAAAATTCTGAACcgaataatgaaataaatttaaaaaaaagaaataataaatcgagattaatggaaaatatttacttaGGACATtgtaacaaaaaaagaatgatTTTATCTAGTCTTACCAATCCTAATATaccaaatgaaaataatcaaaaatgtttaaacAATTTACATGATActgataaattaaatatggaagaaaataacaatCATTTTGTAGATCCCATTTCGGATTGTATTgcatatgaaaatgatgataatgcACAAGTTGAATTATCCGACAAACAAACTattaatttgataaataaaaaagtagaCCCAAAACAAtctgaaaattttataaattattgcgaaaataatatagaagGTAGACAAAAATTggtggaaaaaaataattaccCAGGATTAAAGGTCTTATTTGATATGCCACTAAATTCTTATATTAAGCGTAAATCAATAGACAATtgctatatattatattctggtagaaatgaagaaaaagatgaaaGTTGTAAcgaaataatgaataatttAGGGACACAAAATTTGTCTCAACCTATTTCTCCAAGcaatgaaaaagaagataCTACCTACTGTGAGGGGGCAAATAAAGAATCCATCAGTTTGGTCGAAAATGGTGATATAAACaagattaaaaaaaacataaacaaGATTTGCACAATGGTTcccaaaaaatgtaaaaataatgggaataacaaaaatatatgtaaagaagtggaaaaaaaagaggACAATAATTTaggaaaagaaaatgtTACAAAAGATGGTACAGAAACAATAAATGCAAAACTTACtagtaataatgataaggtaaaaaatagtttGACAATTGATGGAAaggataaaaaaacaaaaagccGATCAATAAacttaaaaacaaaaataagaaaaatagaaataaataattctatGCCACCTAAAGAGCAAACTATAGATGAAGAGAAAAAACGAACAAGTAATAATAagcatgaaaaaaataataaaaatttaatgataaatagtggaggaaataatttatgtaaCTTAACAAAGGGTATTGGACAAACgatagataaaaataaaggaaatGAAATGAACAATGGAAATTGTACTGATGTTGAAGTAGAACGgaataattcatttaattgTGAAATAGATAaggaatatttaaaacagaTGGAAAAAATTCACGAAGAAAGTATTaatacatttaaaaataaaataaaagatataacTATCAAAGTTGATACATTAAGAGATATTACTAATGCAGAAGGACCATTTAgtggaaataatattagtaTACACAATCGAGggaataatatttcttatgACAATTATAactattatgaaaatttaaatacttGTGGAGATAGTTACACCAATTTAACATCAGAAAAAAgctacaaaaatatatgcataaaaaacTGTCATAAATATGGAGTAACTGGTTTATGTGTAAAGGAAACAAACAATAACACATTACAATTTTTCAGTAGCTCATTAAATAGTATTAAATTATgggataataaaaaagaaatatggaattatgaacatgtaaatataaaaaatgaaaaaagtacatttataaatagcttaattgtttcttttcaaaataattgtttttttgctGGCATTAATAGTTATGtacatttatttgatattaGAACAAGTCCcaaaattttacaaaaatattattatagtgataaaaatgatggtAGTTTATTAATTTCTCTTTTAAATGATAGATCTAATTATATTCCTCTTATATTGCACAATGGAAATTACAACGGTTCACCAAACGACCCAATGGTGTTGAGCAACCAAAATGGACTAATGGATGAGCCTGGTGTTTTGTCTTCTTCTTTTCCCACTGAAGGTTCGCAAAAGGGAAGTGAATATgaaaacattaaaaataatcaaactaataatttaaatgaaaatgaggCATACGATGGgcaacataataataaagaaaattgtgaaaatggaaatattgAAGATCAAAACTCAAAAGATAAactaaaaacaataaaagaGGTGGATAGTTTTCAATCCGAATATTGTATATGTGCATGtggaaatgaaaattttataaaagtttttgatataagaaaaaatggtGATAATATGTGGTTAGCTAAAATTCCTGTGACAAATAAAATCGAATATATAACACATATAcccatgaaaaaaaatacaaaaaacaattttaaaaatacaaatatattaaaaaatattataatagcAAGCCGAGATAAAACTGTAAAGATATGGAAAAAGGGATGGGTATCTTTTTATCCACCATCTTATGATTGGTGTACATCACTTTCCTATTTTCCTCTTACGGATTtgatacaaaataaaaatccctcatataatattaatgaaaattttgatgaaaataaaaatattttttcaaattatgATTCATTAGTTATATCTGGAAGTAGGGATTCTCATCTTCGTTTTTGGCTTTATTCAACAGATGGAACATCAAATGAATTTAATagatttatgaaaataattaagaATGCCCACAAAGTTGATATAACATGTGTATCGAAATATCAAGGAAATAGCTTTATTACAACGGACAG AGATGGATTTATTCAAATGTGGGActgtaatattttatttaaggAAACGGACAAATTTTTAGTGGGCATGGACCTACATAATACATACATGAACCTTAtggttaataaaattggaaaaatgTTCAG acaTTCCACAAGTCCTATCAATAAAATTGCCTATCATGAAAATACCTTTTTAACAGCATCAAATGATGGatcaattaaaattttttatgagaAATAA